One window from the genome of Oryza glaberrima chromosome 3, OglaRS2, whole genome shotgun sequence encodes:
- the LOC127765572 gene encoding lamin-like protein, with protein MVMTRRRAALLVVAVCACAALPSTTTANKFSINWKPNTNYSDWPAQHGPFYKGDWLVFYYTAGQADVIQVDAAGYNTCDATNAISNYSKGRTYAFELNETKTYYFICSYGYCFGGMRLQIKTEKLPPPSPPAAAKDKSAAAFTASRASLFYAAAAAALAAILRMF; from the exons ATggtgatgacgaggaggagggcggcgctgctggtggtggcggtgtgCGCGTGCGCGGCGCTGCCGTCGACCACGACGGCGAACAAGTTCTCCATCAACTGGAAGCCCAACACCAACTACTCCGACTGGCCCGCCCAGCACGGCCCCTTCTACAAGGGCGACTGGCTCG TGTTCTACTACACGGCGGGGCAGGCGGACGTGATCCAGGTGGACGCGGCGGGGTACAATACGTGCGACGCCACCAACGCCATCTCCAACTACAGCAAGGGCCGCACCTACGCCTTCGAGCTCAACGAGACCAAGACCTACTACTTCATCTGCAGCTACGGCTACTGCTTCGGCGGCATGCGCCTCCAAATCAAGACCGAGAAGCTCCCGCCAccgtccccgccggccgccgccaagGACAAGTCCGCCGCCGCATTCACCGCCTCGCGCGCCTCGCTCttctacgccgccgccgccgccgcgctcgccgcgatTCTCAGGATGTTTTAG
- the LOC127767569 gene encoding cyclic nucleotide-gated ion channel 2 — MAVFETVGRRGAAAVGAWWRCVHVRPTWTRRWDPVQLYRLQLSLHVTLSALSHHSEDSRRRCRLPVRRHEHEAELQLRLRLLSLYTLRAPGGPFHGFLHRSWAMPSLSFLRFLSGRSLADVCDGVKRRLGLGDDEGREEEAGLAGGSSRPAAAAAAAVAGPPGECYACTQPGVPSFHSTTCDQVHSPDWDADAGSSLVPVQAQPSAAHHAAAAAARWVFGPVLDPRSKRVQRWNRWILLARAAALAVDPLFFYALSIGRAGQPCVYMDAGLAAAVTALRTAADLAHLAHVLLQFRVAYVSRESLVVGCGKLVWDPRAIAAHYARSLKGLWFDLFVILPIPQVIFWLVIPKLIREEQIKLIMTILLLLFLLQFLPKVYHSIYIMRKMQKVTGYIFGTIWWGFGLNLFAYFIASHIAGGCWYVLAIQRVASCLQEECKIKNTCNLISLACSKETCFHLPWSDKNGLACNLTSFGQQNIPDCLSGNGPFAYGIYKGALPVISSNSLAVKILYPIFWGLMTLSTFGNDLEPTSNWLEVIFSIINVLSGLMLFTLLIGNIQVFLHAVLARKRKMQLRFRDMEWWMRRRQLPSRLRQRVRKYERERWAAITGDEEMEMIKDLPEGLRRDIKRYLCLELVKQVPLFHGMDDLILDNICDRLRPLVFSSGEKVIREGDPVQRMVFVLQGKLRSTQPLAKGVVATCMLGAGNFLGDELLSWCLRRPFLDRLPASSATFECVETAQAFCLDAPDLRFITEQFRYKFANEKLKRTARYYSSNWRTWAAVNIQLAWRRYKARTTTDLASAAQPPSAGGPDDGDRRLRHYAAMFMSLRPHDHLE; from the exons atggcggTGTTTGAGACGGTGGGTAGACGCGGTGCAGCCGCGGTAGGCGCATGGTGGCGGTGCGTCCACGTACGGCCCACGTGGACACGCAGGTGGGACCCAGTACAGTTGTACCGTCTCCAGCTCTCCCTCCACGTCACCCTCTCCGCTCTATCTCATCATTCGGAGGActcacgccgccgctgccgcctgcccGTACGCAGGCACGAGCACGAGGCAGAGCtccagctccgcctccgcctcctctctctctatacGCTTCGAGCTCCGGGAGGCCCCTTTCATGGTTTCCTCCACCGTTCATGGGCCATGccttccctctccttcctccgctTCCTCTCCGGGAG GTCGCTCGCGGATGTGTGTGATGGGGTGAAGAGGAGGCTTGGATTGGGGGATGATGAAGGCCGGGAAGAGGAGGCTGGTCTGGCCGGAGGGTCGagccgtccggcggcggcggcggcggcggcggtggcggggcctcCCGGCGAGTGCTACGCGTGCACGCAGCCCGGGGTGCCGTCGTTCCACTCCACGACGTGCGACCAGGTGCACTCGCCGGACTGGGACGCGGACGCGGGCTCGTCGCTAGTGCCGGTCCAGGCGCAGCCGTCGGCGGCgcaccacgcggcggcggcggcggcgcggtgggtgTTCGGCCCGGTGCTCGACCCGCGGAGCAAGCGCGTGCAGCGGTGGAACCGGTGGATCCTGctggcccgcgccgccgcgctggcggTGGACCCGCTCTTCTTCTACGCGCTCTCCATCGGCCGCGCCGGGCAGCCGTGCGTGTACATGgacgccggcctcgccgccgccgtcacggcgctccgcaccgccgccgacctggCGCACCTCGCCCACGTCCTCCTCCAGTTCCGCGTCGCCTACGTCTCCCGCGAGTCCCTCGTCGTCGGCTGCGGCAAGCTCGTCTGGGACCcccgcgccatcgccgctcaCTACGCCCGCTCCCTCAAGGGCCTCTGGTTCGATCTCTTCGTCATCCTGCCCATCCCACAG GTCATCTTCTGGCTAGTCATACCGAAGTTAATCAGAGAAGAGCAAATCAAACTTATCATGACAATACTGCTGCTCTTATTCTTGCTGCAATTTCTCCCCAAGGTGTACCACAGTATTTATATCATGAGGAAAATGCAGAAGGTGACTGGTTACATCTTTGGAACGATATGGTGGGGATTCGGGCTTAATCTTTTCGCCTATTTCATTGCTTCTCAC ATCGCAGGTGGATGTTGGTATGTCCTTGCGATTCAGCGTGTCGCCTCCTGCCTCCAGGAGGAATGCAAGATAAAGAACACTTGCAACCTAATATCACTTGCTTGCTCCAAGGAGACGTGTTTTCACCTTCCTTGGTCAGATAAGAATGGACTGGCATGCAACTTGACTTCTTTTGGCCAACAAAACATTCCAGACTGTCTAAGCGGCAATGGGCCCTTTGCTTATGGAATCTACAAAGGGGCTCTGCCTGTTATTTCCAGCAATTCACTTGCTGTTAAAATACTCTACCCTATATTTTGGGGACTCATGACTCTCAG TACTTTTGGTAATGATCTTGAGCCTACAAGCAATTGGCTTGAGGTGATTTTCAGCATAATCAATGTACTTAGCGGGTTGATGCTCTTCACATTGCTGATTGGAAACATACAG GTCTTCTTGCATGCTGTCTTAGCAAGAAAGCGAAAGATGCAGCTGCGGTTCCGGGACATGGAATGGTGGATGCGGCGGAGGCAGTTGCCGTCCCGCCTGAGGCAGAGGGTCCGGAAGTACGAGCGTGAACGCTGGGCGGCCATCACGGGAGATGAGGAGATGGAGATGATCAAGGACCTGCCTGAAGGGCTCAGGCGAGACATCAAACGCTACCTCTGCCTCGAGCTAGTTAAACAG GTTCCTCTGTTCCATGGCATGGACGATCTCATCCTGGACAACATCTGCGACAGGCTGAGGCCACTGGTGTTCTCCAGCGGCGAGAAGGTGATCCGGGAGGGCGACCCGGTGCAGCGGATGGTGTTCGTCCTCCAGGGGAAGCTCCGGAGCACGCAGCCGCTGGCCAAGGGCGTGGTGGCGACGTGTATGCTCGGCGCCGGCAACTTCCTCGGCGACGAGCTGCTGTCGTGGTGCCTCCGGCGGCCGTTCCTGGACCGGCtgccggcgtcgtcggcgacgttCGAGTGCGTCGAGACGGCGCAGGCGTTCTGCCTCGACGCCCCCGATCTGCGCTTCATCACGGAGCAGTTTCGGTACAAGTTCGCCAACGAGAAGCTCAAGCGGACGGCGCGCTACTACTCCTCCAACTGGCGGACGTGGGCGGCAGTCAACATCCAGCTCGCGTGGCGCCGGTACAAGGCAAGGACGACGACCGAcctggcgtcggcggcgcagccgccgtccgccggcggGCCCGACGACGGGGACCGCCGGCTCCGCCATTACGCGGCCATGTTCATGTCGCTCAGGCCACACGATCACCTCGAGTGA
- the LOC127765583 gene encoding uncharacterized protein LOC127765583, producing the protein MSATMDIDGAAASTAAGGGRHSEKELFSAAESGDAAAFSSLSPADLAAALALRDEDGRSLLHVAAASGHAQVVRVLAVVGGDAAASVVNGKDEEGWAPIHTAASSGKAEIISILLDQGANVDLTTDAGRTALHYAASKGRLNIAETLIAHSANVNKKDKFGCTPLHRAASTGNAELCEFLIEEGADVDAVDKTGQTPLMHAVISEDKAVALLLVRHGADVDIEDKEGYTVLGRASDSFRPALIDAAKAMLEG; encoded by the exons ATGTCTGCTACAATGGAcatcgacggcgccgccgccagcaccgCCGCGGGCGGTGGGAGACATTCGGAGAAGGAGCTCTTCAGCGCGGCGGAGTCCGGGGACGCCGcggccttctcctccctctcccccgccgacctcgccgccgcgctcgccctccgCGACGAGGACGGCCGGTCCCtcctccacgtcgccgccgcctccggccacgCCCAG GTGGTGAGAGTGCTTGCCGtggtgggcggcgacgcggcggccagCGTTGTGAACGGGAAGGACGAGGAGGGGTGGGCGCCGATCcacacggcggcgagcagcggaaAAGCTGAGATCATCTCCATCCTGCTCGATCAAG GTGCTAATGTTGATTTGACAACCGATGCTGGCCGGACTGCTCTTCATTATGCTGCCAGTAAAGGACGGCTTAATATAGCAGAAACACTAATAGCGCACAGTGCAAATGTCAACAAGAAAGATAAG TTTGGGTGCACACCCTTACATAGAGCTGCCAGTACAGGAAATGCTGAACTGTGTGAATTCCTAATTGAGGAGGGGGCTGATGTTGATGCAGTTGACAAAACAGGACAAACACCACTAATGCATGCTGTTATTTCTGAGGACAAAGCG GTTGCTCTTCTGCTAGTTAGACATGGTGCTGATGTTGACATTGAGGACAAGGAAGGCTATACCGTACTTGGTCGAGCATCTGATAGCTTTAGACCTGCACTAATTGATGCAGCCAAGGCAATGCTTGAAGGCTGA